Proteins found in one Vulpes vulpes isolate BD-2025 chromosome 13, VulVul3, whole genome shotgun sequence genomic segment:
- the CFHR5 gene encoding complement factor H-related protein 5 isoform X2 — MMLLINAILILWISTVGGQGPFHCDFPKINHGIIYGREDSEAFSPVPVGTIFYYSCEYNFASPSRSFWTRIICTEEGWSPTPKCLRLCFFPSVENGYSASSGQTHLEGDIVQIVCDVGYSLPYNDDTITCLENGWSSPPKCNSTNVECLLPVLEANVGVYPRRVRYKTGEVLEFSCEQGLTGVGPASVQCYYFGWSPSFPTCKGQVQSCGPPPELLNGKIKEARKEEYRHREMVEYDCDPYFLMTGPKTIQCMDGQWTDLPTCTGQVKTCDYIPHLENGYAQFSIPPFRHGVSMKLNCKKTYTMIGNNVITCIDGMWTELPKCVATDKLKSCRRPVFSAGILMYPHRNKFNHSTGVIFRCLRNPGYKQAVCINGQWHPKLHCKRDMEQLCPPPPQIPNAQNMLTTVNYQDKEKVAILCKENYLLHGPRDMSLHNIVVPLHLLAMETSPHSHYQYILQDQESSTVASLSMNFGAPQI; from the exons ATGATGCTTTTAATTAATGCCATTCTGATCTTATGGATTTCCACTGTTGGGGGGCAAG GGCCTTTCCATTGcgattttccaaaaataaaccaCGGAATTATATATGGGAGAGAGGACTCTGAGGCGTTTTCCCCAGTTCCTGTTGGGACAATTTTTTACTATTCTTGTGAATATAATTTTGCATCTCCTTCTCGATCCTTTTGGACTCGCATAATTTGCACGGAGGAAGGATGGTCACCGACACCCAAGTGTCTTA GActgtgtttctttccttctgtggAAAATGGTTATTCTGCATCTTCAGGACAAACACACTTGGAAGGTGACATTGTACAAATTGTCTGTGATGTTGGCTACAGCCTTCCTTATAATGATGATACCATTACATGTTTGGAGAATGGTTGGTCTTCTCCTCCCAAATGCAACTCCACCA ATGTAGAATGTCTTCTTCCAGTTTTAGAAGCAAATGTAGGTGTTTATCCAAGAAGAGTAAGATACAAAACTGGAGAAGTATTGGAATTTTCCTGTGAACAAGGACTTACAGGAGTTGGGCCAGCCTCAGTTCAATGCTATTACTTTGGATGGTCACCTAGTTTTCCAACATGCAAAG GGCAAGTACAGTCATGTGGTCCACCTCCTGAACTCCTCAATGGCAAAATAAAGGAGGCAAGGAAAGAAGAATACAGACACCGTGAAATGGTGGAATATGATTGCGATCCCTATTTCCTAATGACGGGGCCTAAGACAATACAGTGCATGGATGGACAATGGACAGATTTGCCCACTTGCACTG gACAAGTTAAAACATGTGACTACATACCTCACCTTGAGAATGGCTATGCCCAGTTCTCTATCCCTCCCTTTCGACATGGTGTTTCCATGAAGCTGAATTGCAAAAAAACATATACAATGATTGGGAATAATGTAATTACCTGTATTGATGGAATGTGGACTGAACTTCCTAAGTGTGTTG cAACTGACAAACTTAAGAGTTGCAGAAGGCCAGTGTTTTCTGCAGGAATACTGATGTATCCACATAGGAATAAATTCAATCACAGTACCGGAGTAATTTTCAGATGTTTGAGGAATCCTGGATACAAGCAAGCAGTCTGCATAAATGGCCAATGGCATCCTAAACTACACTGCAAAa GAGACATGGAACAACTCTGCCCACCTCCACCTCAGATACCCAATGCTCAGAATATGCTAACCACAGTGAATTATCAGGATAAAGAGAAAGTAGCTATTCTCTGCAAAGAAAATTATCTACTTCACGGGCCAAGAGATATG